The Alphaproteobacteria bacterium 33-17 genomic sequence GAGTGAAGGTATATACCGATGAGAAAGTAGATATTGAAAAAGGTACGGGCTTAGTAATGTGCTGTACTTTTGGTGATATTAATGACATTCACTGGTGGAAAACAAATAATCTGGATTTAAAGCAAATTATCAATAAACGTGGTCAGCTAAATTTTGCTGGAATTAAATATGAAAGCGATTCTACTACTGCCAAAGTTCAGGAATTTGAAGGGCTTAAAGTAAAAGACGCAAGAATTAAAATGGTAGAGGTTCTTAAAGAGCATAACCTGCTTACTAAATCTGAAGATATTTCGCATGCGGTTAAATGTGCGGAAAGATCAGGCGCTCCACTTGAGATATTAATTACAGAACAATGGTCTGTAAAAGTTGTTGAAAATAAAGAAGAATTTATCAAAAAAGCGAAAGAGTGTAACTGGTTCCCTGATTACATGCGCGCACGTATTGAAAACTGGATTAATGGTCTTAACTGGGACTGGTGCATTAGCAGGCAGCGTTATTTTGGCGTACCATTCCCTGTTTGGTACTCTAAAAGACCTGGGGAAGAAGGTAAAATCTTACTTGCAGATAAAGATCAATTGCCAGTAGATCCGCTTGTAGACCTTCCAAAAGGTTATACAAAAGACGAGGTTATTGGCGATCCAGATGTTATGGATACGTGGGCAACAAGCTCTAATACTCCTCAGTTAAGCAGCCATGGAATATCAGATGAATATGTCCTTGATAAAGACAGACACGCGAAGTTATTCCCAGCTGACCTAAGACCACAGGCACATGAAATCATTAGAACATGGGCGTTTTATACAATTGTAAAAGCTCATTATCATGAAAATTCAGTGCCTTGGAAAAATCTTATGATTAGTGGCTGGTGCTTGGCAGCTGATAAAACAAAAATGTCGAAATCTAAAGGAAACGTTGTAACGCCTGTAAGCCTTATTGAAGAGAAGGGTGCGGACGTTGTTAGGTACTGGGCGTCAAATTCACGTCTTGGCGCAGATATTGCATATTCTGAGTCGCTTTTAGATGTGGGTAAAAAGCTTATAAATAAGATTTTTAACGCATCTAAGTTCTGCGCGCAGTACTTCAAAGATATGGACATTAAAGAAAGCTATGCTGAAAAGTTAGTCAGTGACGGTAAAATCTATGAAGTAACTGACCTATGGATGTTATCGAAGCTCAATAATGCTATTAAAACTGCTACCAATGAATTTGAAAAATACGAATATTCTTTTGCAAGAATGGCAATGGAAGATTTCTTCTGGAATGTTTTCTGTGATAATTACTTAGAGATTATTAAAGCAAGAGCATATGATCCTGAAAATAAAAACCCTAAAGGTAAGTTAAGTGCGGTGCTTAGCCTTTATAATGCGCTTGGACTTATACTTAGAAGTTTAGCGCCATTTATTCCGCATATTACAGAAGAAGTATATTCAATTTTATATCCTACAAAAGGATCTGTGCACCAGCGCGGTAACTGGCCAAAGTATCAAAATGAATGCATACATGATAGCTTAGCAGAAAGTTATGGTGATTACTTAGTAGAGATTTTAGGTGAGGTTCGCAAGCTTAAAGCTGAAAAGAGTTTATCCATGAAAGCACCAGTAAAAGCTATTATTATTAGTCTTGATTCAAGTATAGATAAAAATATATTTGAAAAATTAACAAATGATTTGAAAAATGTGACGCAATCTGAAAATATAGTATTCCAAGGCGGCAGTCTAAAATATAAGTCACAAGATGAAAAAATCAGCTTCGATATAGAAATCGAAGTTTAAAAATCTAAGTTACTTTAAAAGGGCTGCAAGTTGTCAGCCCTTTTTTGTTATTTGAGTTAAATATGCTACTTAAGGATATAGGTTTAATAATACTTGCCACCTTTTTAACTGGTCTTAGCTATATTGTAGTTAAGTTTGGGCTTGTGTATTTTCCACCACTTGTACTCATTGGGATTCGTTTTTTAATAGTAGGGCTAATACTTATGCCACTTTTCTTAAGGCTTAAAACCGACTGGTTTAAAATGCTTTGGGTGGGGCTGATTATGTGTCTTGGTTTTCAAACCCTTATAGTTGCGGCAATAGCATCAGGACTTGATGTAGCAACAAGTATTATTTGTCAGCAAATGTCTGTGCCTTTTACATCTTTAATGGGCGTTTTAATATATAACGAAAAAATAGGTGTAAGAAGATCTATAGGTCTTGCATGCGCTTTTTTAGGAATGGTTATAGTTGTTGGCAGCCCTACAGTCAGTGAAGGAAACGTAATAGGCATTCTTCTTGCACTCGCATCCGCATTTTTCTATGCATTCAATAATATACTGCTTAAAAAAATGACCAATATAAGCCCGCTTGCCATTTTATATGCGACCTCTATTGCAAGCTCACCAGTTCAGCTGTTACTTAGCTATCAGATTGAGGATATAAGCCTTGATTTCATTTTAAATGCACCGCTTTCTGCATGGTTATCTATTTTATATATGTCTATACTTACTTCGATTGTTGCTTATAGCATATGGATAAAAATGCTTCAAAAATACTCAGTTCATCAGGTAATGCCTTTTGGAGTCTTAGTACCAATATTTGGTATTTTATGCTCGCCACTCGCTGGAGATTCTTTAAATATCAATACTTTACTAGGGTCATTAGTTGCGATTACTGGTATTGCTATCATTAATATAAATAAACAAACTTTAGTAAAATTTTTGGGTAGAAAATGAGATATTTTTGGACTGTTCTAATATTTTTCATAGCAAATACTGCCTTTGCAGCAACTACTGAGATCCCATTTGACTTAGAAGGTGGGGCTTTTACTTCTAAAATTATTCAACTTTTGATAGTAATCACATTCTTAAGCTTAGCGCCGTCTATACTTATTATGGTAACTGCATTTACCAGAATTATAGTAGTTCTTTCGTTTGTAAGAAGTGCTATAGGACTTCAGCAAACCCCGCCAAACAGCGTTATAATAAGCCTTGCTTTATTTTTAACCATATTCATCATGATGCCCGTATTTGAAGAATCCTATAAAATGGGTATCGAGCCATTAGTTGATGAAAGAATTACCGAGAAAGAGGCTATCCCTTTAGTTGCCAAACCTTTTCATAAGTTTATGCTAAGGCATACTCGTGATAAAGACGTTGAGTTATTTATGACTATGACTAATCAGCCAACAGAAATTAAGCCCGAAGATATACCATATCAGATACTTATTCCTTCATTTATGATAAGTGAGCTTAGAAGAGCATTTGAAATAGGGTTTTTAGTGTTTTTACCGTTTCTAATTATCGATATGTTGGTTTCATCGATACTTATGGCGATGGGTATGATGATGCTTCCACCTGTAATTATTTCTATGCCGTTTAAGCTCATTTTTTTCGTATTATCAGATGGTTGGTACATGATTTGTGGTAGTCTTATCAAGAGCTATACAGCCCACTGACCTAAAAAATATTGTTTTATAACAAATTTCTCTTCTCAAAAGTTAAAATTTTAACTATAATTAAATATATACGTTATTTAATAAAGTAAAAGCATTGTATTTGAGGATATATATGAACAAACAGTATTTAGCTCAAGAAATTAGCAAAAATCATAAGACTATTACATTACAAAAAGCAAGACTTATCGTTGATTTATTCTTTCAGGAAATTATCGACGGTCTTTTAAAAGGTGAAAGAGTTGAGATTCGTGGTTTTGGTAGTTTTTCTACTAAGAAAAGAGCGGGAAGAGTGGCTCGTAACCCTAAAACAAACGAAAAACTTAAGATTGCTGACCGTGCATACATCCAGTTCCGTGCTGGTAAAGTACTGTTAGGAAAAATTAACAGTAAAAAAGCTGCATAATTAATCCTTACCTACAAATACCCGTTGAACTTAGTTTTTAACGGGTATTTTTATTGCATATAAGCTGCTTGATATTCTTTAATATCTAACTTACATAATATATCAAATAAATCATCAAAAGACTCAAACACGTAATTAGCCCCGCATTCAGTTAGTGCTTCAGCAGTATGAGTAGTTAAGATCCCTAT encodes the following:
- a CDS encoding valine--tRNA ligase encodes the protein MKEFPAKYNHGEIEKNCQENWYNSDVYHWKDDSPKANTYVIDTPPPTVSGFLHMGHIFSYTQADFIARYKRMAGFDVFYPIGFDDNGLPTEKLVEKTKNIRANSMPREEFISICNEVVKDAEEEFRKLFKSIGHSYDWRQEYQTISPKSRTISQMSFLDLFNKDLVYRSPQPTLWDPVDQTALAQADIVDIEMKSQMHDIIFKEESGKEWAIATSRPELLPACVAVFCNPNDGRYKHLIGNYLITPYFEVRVKVYTDEKVDIEKGTGLVMCCTFGDINDIHWWKTNNLDLKQIINKRGQLNFAGIKYESDSTTAKVQEFEGLKVKDARIKMVEVLKEHNLLTKSEDISHAVKCAERSGAPLEILITEQWSVKVVENKEEFIKKAKECNWFPDYMRARIENWINGLNWDWCISRQRYFGVPFPVWYSKRPGEEGKILLADKDQLPVDPLVDLPKGYTKDEVIGDPDVMDTWATSSNTPQLSSHGISDEYVLDKDRHAKLFPADLRPQAHEIIRTWAFYTIVKAHYHENSVPWKNLMISGWCLAADKTKMSKSKGNVVTPVSLIEEKGADVVRYWASNSRLGADIAYSESLLDVGKKLINKIFNASKFCAQYFKDMDIKESYAEKLVSDGKIYEVTDLWMLSKLNNAIKTATNEFEKYEYSFARMAMEDFFWNVFCDNYLEIIKARAYDPENKNPKGKLSAVLSLYNALGLILRSLAPFIPHITEEVYSILYPTKGSVHQRGNWPKYQNECIHDSLAESYGDYLVEILGEVRKLKAEKSLSMKAPVKAIIISLDSSIDKNIFEKLTNDLKNVTQSENIVFQGGSLKYKSQDEKISFDIEIEV
- a CDS encoding flagellar biosynthetic protein FliP, giving the protein MPFDLEGGAFTSKIIQLLIVITFLSLAPSILIMVTAFTRIIVVLSFVRSAIGLQQTPPNSVIISLALFLTIFIMMPVFEESYKMGIEPLVDERITEKEAIPLVAKPFHKFMLRHTRDKDVELFMTMTNQPTEIKPEDIPYQILIPSFMISELRRAFEIGFLVFLPFLIIDMLVSSILMAMGMMMLPPVIISMPFKLIFFVLSDGWYMICGSLIKSYTAH